A DNA window from Rhineura floridana isolate rRhiFlo1 chromosome 11, rRhiFlo1.hap2, whole genome shotgun sequence contains the following coding sequences:
- the RNASEK gene encoding ribonuclease kappa has product MVSLLCCGPKMAACGIVISAWGVIMLVLLGIFFNVHSAVLIEDVPATEEDFKGGPGKIYGLYEQVSYNCFIAAGLYVLLGGFSFCQVRLNKRKEYMVR; this is encoded by the exons ATGGTTTCCCTTTTGTGCTGTGGGCCAAAGATGGCCGCTTGCGGGATTGTGATCAGCGCTTGGGGGGTCATTATGCTG GTTCTGCTGGGGATCTTCTTCAACGTCCACTCGGCTGTTCTGATTGAAGATGTTCCCGCCACTGAGGAGGACTTCAA AGGTGGGCCGGGCAAGATCTATGGCCTCTACGAGCAAGTGAGCTACAACTGCTTCATCGCAGCCGGCCTCTACGTCCTCCTGGGGGGGTTCTCATTCTGCCAAGTGCGTCTCAACAAGCGCAAGGAGTATATGGTCCGCTAA